In a genomic window of Chaetodon trifascialis isolate fChaTrf1 chromosome 8, fChaTrf1.hap1, whole genome shotgun sequence:
- the csde1 gene encoding cold shock domain-containing protein E1 isoform X14 → MGSPWKGFVEFTLPASPPTAFVSADLSSTSPVGLSLSPYGRSMSFDPGMLHNNGHTAYANGTGPGIRETGVVEKLLTSYGFIQCSERQARLFFHCSQYNGNLQELKIGDDVEFEVSSDRRTGKPIAVKLLKIKPEVLPEERISGQVVSAIPVHLDGKSAPGQVPTGSVCYERNGEVFYLTYTPDDVEGNIHLDTGDKVSFYMETNKHTGAVSARNIQLVKKKQMRCQGVVCATKEAFGFIERADVVKEIFFHYSEFKGDLEALQAGDDVDFTIKDRNGKEVATDVRLLPQGTVIFEDISIEQFEGTVVKVIPKVPTKNQNDPLPGRISARIGFTDKELPFGEKDTKSKVTLLEGDHIQFNISTDRRDKLERATNIDILPDTFNFTKETREMGVIAAIRDGFGFIKCVDRDARMFFHFSEVLEESQLHISDEVEFTVVPDMLSAQRNHAVRIKKLPKGTVSFHTQSEQRFVGVVEKEVVATTNKNASPTKSKEKEAEEGVIAYEDCGVKLTVAYHTKDLEGGGHPQVGDKVEFSINEVKRTGQQSAVSIRVLNRNASNAKRLHGFVATLKDNFGFIETANHDQEIFFHYSEMCGDLENLELGDTVEYTLSKGKGNKVSAEKVTKVAAVNGIGEDVGATVMMGKVIRPLRSVDPSQTEYQGLIEVTEEGGTKGQNYPFGIMGMANKADCLQKGELVKFQVCTVGQTGQKMACNVVPQRRAMVECVKDQFGFITYEVGESKKLFFHVKEVQDGLELQTGDEVEFSVVLNQRTGKCSACNVRRVSEGPKPVVTPRPDRLVNRLKSITLDDASAPRLVIVRQPRGPDNSKGFNVERKTRQPGVID, encoded by the exons ATGAGTTTTGACCCAGGCATGCTCCATAATAATGGGCACACTGCATATGCCAATGGAACAGGGCCTGGCATTAGAGAGACTGGTGTGGTGGAGAAGCTCCTGACTTCTTATGGATTCATCCAGTGCTCTGAACGTCAGGCTCGTCTCTTCTTCCACTGTTCCCAGTACAACGGCAACCTGCAGGAGCTTAAAATAGGAG ATGATGTAGAGTTTGAGGTATCCTCTGACAGGCGCACTGGCAAGCCCATAGCAGTGAAGCTGCTAAAGATAAAGCCAGAGGTGCTGCCAGAGGAGCGCATCTCGGGCCAG GTTGTCTCAGCAATCCCAGTGCACTTGGATGGAAAGTCTGCTCCCGGCCAGGTGCCCACTGGCAGTGTCTGTTATGAAAGAAACGGG GAGGTGTTCTACCTTACCTACACTCCTGATGATGTGGAGGGTAATATCCACCTGGACACAGGCGACAAAGTCAGCTTTTACATGGAGACCAACAAGCA CACTGGTGCAGTCAGTGCTCGTAATATTCAACTTGTGAAGAAAAAGCAAATGAGGTGCCAGGGTGTGGTGTGTGCTACAAAG GAGGCTTTTGGATTCATTGAGAGGGCCGATGTGGTGAAAGAGATCTTCTTTCACTACAGTGAGTTCAAGGGTGATCTGGAGGCTCTGCAGGCTGGAGATGACGTTGATTTCACcatcaaagacagaaat GGTAAAGAAGTAGCCACAGACGTGAGGCTGCTCCCCCAAGGAACAGTCATCTTTGAGGATATCAGCATTGAGCAGTTTGAAGGCACTGTCGTCAAGGTCATTCCCAAGGTTCCCACCAAAAACCAG AATGACCCGCTACCAGGCCGTATCAGTGCCCGCATTGGTTTCACTGACAAGGAGCTGCCATTTGGCGAGAAGGACACAAAGTCCAAGGTGACCCTGTTGGAGGGAGATCACATACAGTTCAACATCTCCACTGACCGCAGAGACAAGCTGGAGAGGGCTACCAACATCGACATCCTCCCAGATACCTTTAACTTCACCAAGGAGACCCGTGAAATG GGGGTGATTGCAGCTATACGCGATGGTTTTGGCTTCATTAAGTGTGTGGATAGGGATGCCAGGATGTTCTTTCACTTCAGTGAAGTTCTAGAGGAGAGCCAACTGCACATCTCTGATGAAGTGGAATTCACTGTTGTGCCT GATATGCTGTCAGCTCAGAGGAACCATGCAGTGCGCATCAAGAAGTTGCCTAAAGGCACAGTGTCCTTCCATACCCAGTCTGAGCAGCGCTTTGTGGGTGTGGTAGAGAAAGAAGTTGTGGCAACCACCAACAAGAATGCCAGTCCCACCAAGAGCAAGGAGAAG GAAGCTGAGGAAGGAGTTATTGCATATGAAGACTGTGGAGTGAAGCTCACTGTGGCATATCATACTAAGGACCTGGAGGGAGGAGGTCACCCACAAGTTGGAGATAAG GTGGAGTTCTCCATCAATGAAGTGAAGCGAACTGGCCAGCAGAGTGCAGTCTCCATCAGGGTCCTCAACCGCAATGCCTCCAACGCCAAGAGACTGCATGGATTTGTTGCCACACTGAAGGACAACTTTGGCTTCATTGAGACAGCAAACCATGACCAGGAGATTTTCTTCCACTACAG TGAAATGTGTGGAGACTTGGAGAACTTGGAGCTGGGCGACACGGTGGAGTACACTCTCTCtaagggaaaaggaaacaaagtcAGCGCTGAAAAGGTTACCAAAGTGGCTGCAG TGAATGGCATCGGAGAGGATGTTGGTGCAACAGTGATGATGGGAAAAGTCATCCGTCCCTTACGCAGTGTGGACCCCTCCCAGACAGAATACCAAGGGCTTATTGAAGTCACAGAGGAAG GTGGAACTAAAGGGCAGAATTATCCCTTTGGAATCATGGGTATGGCAAACAAGGCAGACTGTCTGCAGAAAGGTGAACTTGTGAAGTTCCAGGTTTGCACAGTTGGCCAAACTGGACAGAAGATGGCCTGTAATGTGGTCCCTCAGCGCAGAGCCATGGTGGAGTGTGTCAAAGACCAG TTTGGCTTCATCACATATGAAGTTGGTGAGAGCAAGAAGCTGTTCTTTCATGTAAAAGAAGTACAAGATGGCCTTGAGCTCCAGACTGGGGATGAGGTGGAGTTCTCAGTTGTCCTCAATCAACGCACAGGAAAATGTAGTGCCTGCAACGTACGCAGAGTCAG TGAGGGGCCTAAACCAGTGGTGACTCCGCGTCCTGATCGTCTGGTGAACCGACTGAAGAGCATCACTCTTGACGACGCCAGTGCTCCTCGCCTGGTCATAGTAAGACAGCCCCGTGGTCCCGACAATTCAAAG GGCTTCAACGTGGAGCGCAAGACCCGCCAGCCTGGTGTCATCGACTGA
- the csde1 gene encoding cold shock domain-containing protein E1 isoform X5, whose product MERGSSEPPVARSTGSAPSTSTGPTTIPRSSSISCHPHPGSKKHKRTPLYQRSMSFDPGMLHNNGHTAYANGTGPGIRETGVVEKLLTSYGFIQCSERQARLFFHCSQYNGNLQELKIGDDVEFEVSSDRRTGKPIAVKLLKIKPEVLPEERISGQVGPDLHAYPFTVLHGYIHPVVSAIPVHLDGKSAPGQVPTGSVCYERNGEVFYLTYTPDDVEGNIHLDTGDKVSFYMETNKHTGAVSARNIQLVKKKQMRCQGVVCATKEAFGFIERADVVKEIFFHYSEFKGDLEALQAGDDVDFTIKDRNGKEVATDVRLLPQGTVIFEDISIEQFEGTVVKVIPKVPTKNQNDPLPGRISARIGFTDKELPFGEKDTKSKVTLLEGDHIQFNISTDRRDKLERATNIDILPDTFNFTKETREMGVIAAIRDGFGFIKCVDRDARMFFHFSEVLEESQLHISDEVEFTVVPDMLSAQRNHAVRIKKLPKGTVSFHTQSEQRFVGVVEKEVVATTNKNASPTKSKEKEAEEGVIAYEDCGVKLTVAYHTKDLEGGGHPQVGDKVEFSINEVKRTGQQSAVSIRVLNRNASNAKRLHGFVATLKDNFGFIETANHDQEIFFHYSEMCGDLENLELGDTVEYTLSKGKGNKVSAEKVTKVAAVNGIGEDVGATVMMGKVIRPLRSVDPSQTEYQGLIEVTEEGGTKGQNYPFGIMGMANKADCLQKGELVKFQVCTVGQTGQKMACNVVPQRRAMVECVKDQFGFITYEVGESKKLFFHVKEVQDGLELQTGDEVEFSVVLNQRTGKCSACNVRRVSEGPKPVVTPRPDRLVNRLKSITLDDASAPRLVIVRQPRGPDNSKGFNVERKTRQPGVID is encoded by the exons ATGGAAAGAGGCTCTTCTGAACCTCCAGTGGCTCGCAGCACTGGCTCTGCCCCATCCACCTCTACTGGTCCCACGACTATTCCACGCTCCTCTTCCATCTCTTGTCATCCTCATCCAGGAAGTAAAAAACACAAGCGGACTCCCTTGTATCAGAGATCT ATGAGTTTTGACCCAGGCATGCTCCATAATAATGGGCACACTGCATATGCCAATGGAACAGGGCCTGGCATTAGAGAGACTGGTGTGGTGGAGAAGCTCCTGACTTCTTATGGATTCATCCAGTGCTCTGAACGTCAGGCTCGTCTCTTCTTCCACTGTTCCCAGTACAACGGCAACCTGCAGGAGCTTAAAATAGGAG ATGATGTAGAGTTTGAGGTATCCTCTGACAGGCGCACTGGCAAGCCCATAGCAGTGAAGCTGCTAAAGATAAAGCCAGAGGTGCTGCCAGAGGAGCGCATCTCGGGCCAGGTGGGGCCAGACCTGCACGCCTATCCCTTTACTGTGCTGCATGGTTATATTCATCCA GTTGTCTCAGCAATCCCAGTGCACTTGGATGGAAAGTCTGCTCCCGGCCAGGTGCCCACTGGCAGTGTCTGTTATGAAAGAAACGGG GAGGTGTTCTACCTTACCTACACTCCTGATGATGTGGAGGGTAATATCCACCTGGACACAGGCGACAAAGTCAGCTTTTACATGGAGACCAACAAGCA CACTGGTGCAGTCAGTGCTCGTAATATTCAACTTGTGAAGAAAAAGCAAATGAGGTGCCAGGGTGTGGTGTGTGCTACAAAG GAGGCTTTTGGATTCATTGAGAGGGCCGATGTGGTGAAAGAGATCTTCTTTCACTACAGTGAGTTCAAGGGTGATCTGGAGGCTCTGCAGGCTGGAGATGACGTTGATTTCACcatcaaagacagaaat GGTAAAGAAGTAGCCACAGACGTGAGGCTGCTCCCCCAAGGAACAGTCATCTTTGAGGATATCAGCATTGAGCAGTTTGAAGGCACTGTCGTCAAGGTCATTCCCAAGGTTCCCACCAAAAACCAG AATGACCCGCTACCAGGCCGTATCAGTGCCCGCATTGGTTTCACTGACAAGGAGCTGCCATTTGGCGAGAAGGACACAAAGTCCAAGGTGACCCTGTTGGAGGGAGATCACATACAGTTCAACATCTCCACTGACCGCAGAGACAAGCTGGAGAGGGCTACCAACATCGACATCCTCCCAGATACCTTTAACTTCACCAAGGAGACCCGTGAAATG GGGGTGATTGCAGCTATACGCGATGGTTTTGGCTTCATTAAGTGTGTGGATAGGGATGCCAGGATGTTCTTTCACTTCAGTGAAGTTCTAGAGGAGAGCCAACTGCACATCTCTGATGAAGTGGAATTCACTGTTGTGCCT GATATGCTGTCAGCTCAGAGGAACCATGCAGTGCGCATCAAGAAGTTGCCTAAAGGCACAGTGTCCTTCCATACCCAGTCTGAGCAGCGCTTTGTGGGTGTGGTAGAGAAAGAAGTTGTGGCAACCACCAACAAGAATGCCAGTCCCACCAAGAGCAAGGAGAAG GAAGCTGAGGAAGGAGTTATTGCATATGAAGACTGTGGAGTGAAGCTCACTGTGGCATATCATACTAAGGACCTGGAGGGAGGAGGTCACCCACAAGTTGGAGATAAG GTGGAGTTCTCCATCAATGAAGTGAAGCGAACTGGCCAGCAGAGTGCAGTCTCCATCAGGGTCCTCAACCGCAATGCCTCCAACGCCAAGAGACTGCATGGATTTGTTGCCACACTGAAGGACAACTTTGGCTTCATTGAGACAGCAAACCATGACCAGGAGATTTTCTTCCACTACAG TGAAATGTGTGGAGACTTGGAGAACTTGGAGCTGGGCGACACGGTGGAGTACACTCTCTCtaagggaaaaggaaacaaagtcAGCGCTGAAAAGGTTACCAAAGTGGCTGCAG TGAATGGCATCGGAGAGGATGTTGGTGCAACAGTGATGATGGGAAAAGTCATCCGTCCCTTACGCAGTGTGGACCCCTCCCAGACAGAATACCAAGGGCTTATTGAAGTCACAGAGGAAG GTGGAACTAAAGGGCAGAATTATCCCTTTGGAATCATGGGTATGGCAAACAAGGCAGACTGTCTGCAGAAAGGTGAACTTGTGAAGTTCCAGGTTTGCACAGTTGGCCAAACTGGACAGAAGATGGCCTGTAATGTGGTCCCTCAGCGCAGAGCCATGGTGGAGTGTGTCAAAGACCAG TTTGGCTTCATCACATATGAAGTTGGTGAGAGCAAGAAGCTGTTCTTTCATGTAAAAGAAGTACAAGATGGCCTTGAGCTCCAGACTGGGGATGAGGTGGAGTTCTCAGTTGTCCTCAATCAACGCACAGGAAAATGTAGTGCCTGCAACGTACGCAGAGTCAG TGAGGGGCCTAAACCAGTGGTGACTCCGCGTCCTGATCGTCTGGTGAACCGACTGAAGAGCATCACTCTTGACGACGCCAGTGCTCCTCGCCTGGTCATAGTAAGACAGCCCCGTGGTCCCGACAATTCAAAG GGCTTCAACGTGGAGCGCAAGACCCGCCAGCCTGGTGTCATCGACTGA
- the csde1 gene encoding cold shock domain-containing protein E1 isoform X3: MERGSSEPPVARSTGSAPSTSTGPTTIPRSSSISCHPHPGSKKHKRTPLYQRSMSFDPGMLHNNGHTAYANGTGPGIRETGVVEKLLTSYGFIQCSERQARLFFHCSQYNGNLQELKIGDDVEFEVSSDRRTGKPIAVKLLKIKPEVLPEERISGQVGPDLHAYPFTVLHGYIHPVVSAIPVHLDGKSAPGQVPTGSVCYERNGEVFYLTYTPDDVEGNIHLDTGDKVSFYMETNKHTGAVSARNIQLVKKKQMRCQGVVCATKEAFGFIERADVVKEIFFHYSEFKGDLEALQAGDDVDFTIKDRNGKEVATDVRLLPQGTVIFEDISIEQFEGTVVKVIPKVPTKNQNDPLPGRISARIGFTDKELPFGEKDTKSKVTLLEGDHIQFNISTDRRDKLERATNIDILPDTFNFTKETREMGVIAAIRDGFGFIKCVDRDARMFFHFSEVLEESQLHISDEVEFTVVPDMLSAQRNHAVRIKKLPKGTVSFHTQSEQRFVGVVEKEVVATTNKNASPTKSKEKGKVVEKEAEEGVIAYEDCGVKLTVAYHTKDLEGGGHPQVGDKVEFSINEVKRTGQQSAVSIRVLNRNASNAKRLHGFVATLKDNFGFIETANHDQEIFFHYSEMCGDLENLELGDTVEYTLSKGKGNKVSAEKVTKVAAVNGIGEDVGATVMMGKVIRPLRSVDPSQTEYQGLIEVTEEGGTKGQNYPFGIMGMANKADCLQKGELVKFQVCTVGQTGQKMACNVVPQRRAMVECVKDQFGFITYEVGESKKLFFHVKEVQDGLELQTGDEVEFSVVLNQRTGKCSACNVRRVSEGPKPVVTPRPDRLVNRLKSITLDDASAPRLVIVRQPRGPDNSKGFNVERKTRQPGVID; the protein is encoded by the exons ATGGAAAGAGGCTCTTCTGAACCTCCAGTGGCTCGCAGCACTGGCTCTGCCCCATCCACCTCTACTGGTCCCACGACTATTCCACGCTCCTCTTCCATCTCTTGTCATCCTCATCCAGGAAGTAAAAAACACAAGCGGACTCCCTTGTATCAGAGATCT ATGAGTTTTGACCCAGGCATGCTCCATAATAATGGGCACACTGCATATGCCAATGGAACAGGGCCTGGCATTAGAGAGACTGGTGTGGTGGAGAAGCTCCTGACTTCTTATGGATTCATCCAGTGCTCTGAACGTCAGGCTCGTCTCTTCTTCCACTGTTCCCAGTACAACGGCAACCTGCAGGAGCTTAAAATAGGAG ATGATGTAGAGTTTGAGGTATCCTCTGACAGGCGCACTGGCAAGCCCATAGCAGTGAAGCTGCTAAAGATAAAGCCAGAGGTGCTGCCAGAGGAGCGCATCTCGGGCCAGGTGGGGCCAGACCTGCACGCCTATCCCTTTACTGTGCTGCATGGTTATATTCATCCA GTTGTCTCAGCAATCCCAGTGCACTTGGATGGAAAGTCTGCTCCCGGCCAGGTGCCCACTGGCAGTGTCTGTTATGAAAGAAACGGG GAGGTGTTCTACCTTACCTACACTCCTGATGATGTGGAGGGTAATATCCACCTGGACACAGGCGACAAAGTCAGCTTTTACATGGAGACCAACAAGCA CACTGGTGCAGTCAGTGCTCGTAATATTCAACTTGTGAAGAAAAAGCAAATGAGGTGCCAGGGTGTGGTGTGTGCTACAAAG GAGGCTTTTGGATTCATTGAGAGGGCCGATGTGGTGAAAGAGATCTTCTTTCACTACAGTGAGTTCAAGGGTGATCTGGAGGCTCTGCAGGCTGGAGATGACGTTGATTTCACcatcaaagacagaaat GGTAAAGAAGTAGCCACAGACGTGAGGCTGCTCCCCCAAGGAACAGTCATCTTTGAGGATATCAGCATTGAGCAGTTTGAAGGCACTGTCGTCAAGGTCATTCCCAAGGTTCCCACCAAAAACCAG AATGACCCGCTACCAGGCCGTATCAGTGCCCGCATTGGTTTCACTGACAAGGAGCTGCCATTTGGCGAGAAGGACACAAAGTCCAAGGTGACCCTGTTGGAGGGAGATCACATACAGTTCAACATCTCCACTGACCGCAGAGACAAGCTGGAGAGGGCTACCAACATCGACATCCTCCCAGATACCTTTAACTTCACCAAGGAGACCCGTGAAATG GGGGTGATTGCAGCTATACGCGATGGTTTTGGCTTCATTAAGTGTGTGGATAGGGATGCCAGGATGTTCTTTCACTTCAGTGAAGTTCTAGAGGAGAGCCAACTGCACATCTCTGATGAAGTGGAATTCACTGTTGTGCCT GATATGCTGTCAGCTCAGAGGAACCATGCAGTGCGCATCAAGAAGTTGCCTAAAGGCACAGTGTCCTTCCATACCCAGTCTGAGCAGCGCTTTGTGGGTGTGGTAGAGAAAGAAGTTGTGGCAACCACCAACAAGAATGCCAGTCCCACCAAGAGCAAGGAGAAG GGTAAAGTTGTAGAAAAG GAAGCTGAGGAAGGAGTTATTGCATATGAAGACTGTGGAGTGAAGCTCACTGTGGCATATCATACTAAGGACCTGGAGGGAGGAGGTCACCCACAAGTTGGAGATAAG GTGGAGTTCTCCATCAATGAAGTGAAGCGAACTGGCCAGCAGAGTGCAGTCTCCATCAGGGTCCTCAACCGCAATGCCTCCAACGCCAAGAGACTGCATGGATTTGTTGCCACACTGAAGGACAACTTTGGCTTCATTGAGACAGCAAACCATGACCAGGAGATTTTCTTCCACTACAG TGAAATGTGTGGAGACTTGGAGAACTTGGAGCTGGGCGACACGGTGGAGTACACTCTCTCtaagggaaaaggaaacaaagtcAGCGCTGAAAAGGTTACCAAAGTGGCTGCAG TGAATGGCATCGGAGAGGATGTTGGTGCAACAGTGATGATGGGAAAAGTCATCCGTCCCTTACGCAGTGTGGACCCCTCCCAGACAGAATACCAAGGGCTTATTGAAGTCACAGAGGAAG GTGGAACTAAAGGGCAGAATTATCCCTTTGGAATCATGGGTATGGCAAACAAGGCAGACTGTCTGCAGAAAGGTGAACTTGTGAAGTTCCAGGTTTGCACAGTTGGCCAAACTGGACAGAAGATGGCCTGTAATGTGGTCCCTCAGCGCAGAGCCATGGTGGAGTGTGTCAAAGACCAG TTTGGCTTCATCACATATGAAGTTGGTGAGAGCAAGAAGCTGTTCTTTCATGTAAAAGAAGTACAAGATGGCCTTGAGCTCCAGACTGGGGATGAGGTGGAGTTCTCAGTTGTCCTCAATCAACGCACAGGAAAATGTAGTGCCTGCAACGTACGCAGAGTCAG TGAGGGGCCTAAACCAGTGGTGACTCCGCGTCCTGATCGTCTGGTGAACCGACTGAAGAGCATCACTCTTGACGACGCCAGTGCTCCTCGCCTGGTCATAGTAAGACAGCCCCGTGGTCCCGACAATTCAAAG GGCTTCAACGTGGAGCGCAAGACCCGCCAGCCTGGTGTCATCGACTGA
- the csde1 gene encoding cold shock domain-containing protein E1 isoform X2 produces MERGSSEPPVARSTGSAPSTSTGPTTIPRSSSISCHPHPGSKKHKRTPLYQRSMSFDPGMLHNNGHTAYANGTGPGIRETGVVEKLLTSYGFIQCSERQARLFFHCSQYNGNLQELKIGDDVEFEVSSDRRTGKPIAVKLLKIKPEVLPEERISGQVGPDLHAYPFTVLHGYIHPVVSAIPVHLDGKSAPGQVPTGSVCYERNGEVFYLTYTPDDVEGNIHLDTGDKVSFYMETNKHTGAVSARNIQLVKKKQMRCQGVVCATKEAFGFIERADVVKEIFFHYSEFKGDLEALQAGDDVDFTIKDRNGKEVATDVRLLPQGTVIFEDISIEQFEGTVVKVIPKVPTKNQNDPLPGRISARIGFTDKELPFGEKDTKSKVTLLEGDHIQFNISTDRRDKLERATNIDILPDTFNFTKETREMGVIAAIRDGFGFIKCVDRDARMFFHFSEVLEESQLHISDEVEFTVVPVGPVCKLFTKDMLSAQRNHAVRIKKLPKGTVSFHTQSEQRFVGVVEKEVVATTNKNASPTKSKEKEAEEGVIAYEDCGVKLTVAYHTKDLEGGGHPQVGDKVEFSINEVKRTGQQSAVSIRVLNRNASNAKRLHGFVATLKDNFGFIETANHDQEIFFHYSEMCGDLENLELGDTVEYTLSKGKGNKVSAEKVTKVAAVNGIGEDVGATVMMGKVIRPLRSVDPSQTEYQGLIEVTEEGGTKGQNYPFGIMGMANKADCLQKGELVKFQVCTVGQTGQKMACNVVPQRRAMVECVKDQFGFITYEVGESKKLFFHVKEVQDGLELQTGDEVEFSVVLNQRTGKCSACNVRRVSEGPKPVVTPRPDRLVNRLKSITLDDASAPRLVIVRQPRGPDNSKGFNVERKTRQPGVID; encoded by the exons ATGGAAAGAGGCTCTTCTGAACCTCCAGTGGCTCGCAGCACTGGCTCTGCCCCATCCACCTCTACTGGTCCCACGACTATTCCACGCTCCTCTTCCATCTCTTGTCATCCTCATCCAGGAAGTAAAAAACACAAGCGGACTCCCTTGTATCAGAGATCT ATGAGTTTTGACCCAGGCATGCTCCATAATAATGGGCACACTGCATATGCCAATGGAACAGGGCCTGGCATTAGAGAGACTGGTGTGGTGGAGAAGCTCCTGACTTCTTATGGATTCATCCAGTGCTCTGAACGTCAGGCTCGTCTCTTCTTCCACTGTTCCCAGTACAACGGCAACCTGCAGGAGCTTAAAATAGGAG ATGATGTAGAGTTTGAGGTATCCTCTGACAGGCGCACTGGCAAGCCCATAGCAGTGAAGCTGCTAAAGATAAAGCCAGAGGTGCTGCCAGAGGAGCGCATCTCGGGCCAGGTGGGGCCAGACCTGCACGCCTATCCCTTTACTGTGCTGCATGGTTATATTCATCCA GTTGTCTCAGCAATCCCAGTGCACTTGGATGGAAAGTCTGCTCCCGGCCAGGTGCCCACTGGCAGTGTCTGTTATGAAAGAAACGGG GAGGTGTTCTACCTTACCTACACTCCTGATGATGTGGAGGGTAATATCCACCTGGACACAGGCGACAAAGTCAGCTTTTACATGGAGACCAACAAGCA CACTGGTGCAGTCAGTGCTCGTAATATTCAACTTGTGAAGAAAAAGCAAATGAGGTGCCAGGGTGTGGTGTGTGCTACAAAG GAGGCTTTTGGATTCATTGAGAGGGCCGATGTGGTGAAAGAGATCTTCTTTCACTACAGTGAGTTCAAGGGTGATCTGGAGGCTCTGCAGGCTGGAGATGACGTTGATTTCACcatcaaagacagaaat GGTAAAGAAGTAGCCACAGACGTGAGGCTGCTCCCCCAAGGAACAGTCATCTTTGAGGATATCAGCATTGAGCAGTTTGAAGGCACTGTCGTCAAGGTCATTCCCAAGGTTCCCACCAAAAACCAG AATGACCCGCTACCAGGCCGTATCAGTGCCCGCATTGGTTTCACTGACAAGGAGCTGCCATTTGGCGAGAAGGACACAAAGTCCAAGGTGACCCTGTTGGAGGGAGATCACATACAGTTCAACATCTCCACTGACCGCAGAGACAAGCTGGAGAGGGCTACCAACATCGACATCCTCCCAGATACCTTTAACTTCACCAAGGAGACCCGTGAAATG GGGGTGATTGCAGCTATACGCGATGGTTTTGGCTTCATTAAGTGTGTGGATAGGGATGCCAGGATGTTCTTTCACTTCAGTGAAGTTCTAGAGGAGAGCCAACTGCACATCTCTGATGAAGTGGAATTCACTGTTGTGCCTGTAGGTCCTGTTTGTAAGCTTTTCACTAAA GATATGCTGTCAGCTCAGAGGAACCATGCAGTGCGCATCAAGAAGTTGCCTAAAGGCACAGTGTCCTTCCATACCCAGTCTGAGCAGCGCTTTGTGGGTGTGGTAGAGAAAGAAGTTGTGGCAACCACCAACAAGAATGCCAGTCCCACCAAGAGCAAGGAGAAG GAAGCTGAGGAAGGAGTTATTGCATATGAAGACTGTGGAGTGAAGCTCACTGTGGCATATCATACTAAGGACCTGGAGGGAGGAGGTCACCCACAAGTTGGAGATAAG GTGGAGTTCTCCATCAATGAAGTGAAGCGAACTGGCCAGCAGAGTGCAGTCTCCATCAGGGTCCTCAACCGCAATGCCTCCAACGCCAAGAGACTGCATGGATTTGTTGCCACACTGAAGGACAACTTTGGCTTCATTGAGACAGCAAACCATGACCAGGAGATTTTCTTCCACTACAG TGAAATGTGTGGAGACTTGGAGAACTTGGAGCTGGGCGACACGGTGGAGTACACTCTCTCtaagggaaaaggaaacaaagtcAGCGCTGAAAAGGTTACCAAAGTGGCTGCAG TGAATGGCATCGGAGAGGATGTTGGTGCAACAGTGATGATGGGAAAAGTCATCCGTCCCTTACGCAGTGTGGACCCCTCCCAGACAGAATACCAAGGGCTTATTGAAGTCACAGAGGAAG GTGGAACTAAAGGGCAGAATTATCCCTTTGGAATCATGGGTATGGCAAACAAGGCAGACTGTCTGCAGAAAGGTGAACTTGTGAAGTTCCAGGTTTGCACAGTTGGCCAAACTGGACAGAAGATGGCCTGTAATGTGGTCCCTCAGCGCAGAGCCATGGTGGAGTGTGTCAAAGACCAG TTTGGCTTCATCACATATGAAGTTGGTGAGAGCAAGAAGCTGTTCTTTCATGTAAAAGAAGTACAAGATGGCCTTGAGCTCCAGACTGGGGATGAGGTGGAGTTCTCAGTTGTCCTCAATCAACGCACAGGAAAATGTAGTGCCTGCAACGTACGCAGAGTCAG TGAGGGGCCTAAACCAGTGGTGACTCCGCGTCCTGATCGTCTGGTGAACCGACTGAAGAGCATCACTCTTGACGACGCCAGTGCTCCTCGCCTGGTCATAGTAAGACAGCCCCGTGGTCCCGACAATTCAAAG GGCTTCAACGTGGAGCGCAAGACCCGCCAGCCTGGTGTCATCGACTGA